From Triticum aestivum cultivar Chinese Spring chromosome 4A, IWGSC CS RefSeq v2.1, whole genome shotgun sequence, a single genomic window includes:
- the LOC123087113 gene encoding zinc finger protein CONSTANS-LIKE 6: protein MASAGAAIGARAARACDGCMRRRARWHCAADDAYLCQACDASVHSANPLARRHHRVRLPSSSSPAATSSLQHADPDEPAWLHGLKRRPRTPRSKPGMVGKHGAPATAKAAAASAVPDLEAEDSGSGIVGDNDEGHGVEVDDEDLLYRVPVFDPMLAELYNPVPVDEFREPLEQKPSVCCFSSLANQPSSEYASGVAEAADGFSGFDVVPDMELASFAADMESLLMGGVEEGFDDLRFLDEEKPQLNLDFDMADFDDQSTAAPAPEQELEDRKRKRSDSGMILKLDYERVIDSWAHDGGSPWFYGERPHIDPSDDSWLDLPAGSRGFGLGAAVTAVTGGEREARVSRYREKRRTRLFAKKIRYEVRKLNAEKRPRMKGRFVKRTALPPLPPRPPMVLAGHGHGGAHGRFRF, encoded by the exons ATGGCGAGCGCCGGCGCGGCGATCGGTGCGCGCGCGGCCCGCGCCTGCGACGGCTGCAtgcggcggcgggcgcggtggcACTGCGCCGCGGACGACGCGTACCTGTGCCAGGCGTGCGACGCCTCCGTCCACTCGGCCAACCCGCTCGCGCGGCGCCACCACCGGGTGCGCCTCCCCTCCTCGTCCTcgccggccgccacctcctcccttcaGCACGCCGACCCCGACGAGCCCGCGTGGCTGCACGGGCTCAAGCGCCGGCCGCGCACGCCGCGGTCGAAGCCCGGGATGGTGGGCAAGCACGGCGCGCCCGCCACCGCGAAGGCCGCGGCTGCCTCGGCGGTCCCCGATCTCGAGGCGGAGGACTCCGGCTCCGGCATCGTGGGTGACAACGACGAAGGCCACGGCGTGGAGGTCGACGACGAGGATCTCCTGTACCGCGTCCCGGTGTTCGACCCCATGCTCGCCGAGCTCTACAACCCCGTGCCGGTCGACGAGTTCCGGGAGCCCCTCGAGCAGAAGCCTTCCGTCTGCTGCTTCTCGTCGCTTGCCAATCAGCCGTCGTCGGAGTACGCCTCGGGCGTGGCGGAGGCGGCCGACGGGTTCTCCGGGTTCGACGTCGTCCCGGACATGGAGCTCGCCAGCTTCGCCGCGGACATGGAGAGCCTGCTCATGGGAGGAGTAGAAGAGGGGTTCGACGACCTGCGGTTCTTGGACGAAGAGAAGCCCCAGCTGAACCTTGACTTCGACATGGCGGACTTCGATGATCAGAGCACCGCGGCGCCTGCGCCGGAGCAAGAGTTAGAGGACAGGAAAAGGAAGCGGTCGGACTCGGGGATGATACTTAAGCTCGACTACGAGAGGGTTATCGACTCCTGGGCCCATGACGGCGGCTCGCCGTGGTTCTACGGCGAGCGCCCCCACATCGACCCCAGTGATGATTCCTGGCTGGACTTGCCG GCGGGGAGCCGTGGATTCGGGCTCGGCGCAGCGGTGACGGCGGTGACCGGCGGCGAGCGGGAGGCGCGGGTGTCGCGGTACCGGGAGAAGCGGCGGACGCGGCTGTTCGCCAAGAAGATCCGGTACGAGGTGCGCAAGCTCAACGCCGAGAAGCGGCCGCGGATGAAGGGCCGGTTCGTCAAGCGCACCGCgctgccaccgctgccgccgcGGCCGCCGATGGTGCTCGCGGGCCACGGCCACGGCGGCGCGCACGGGCGCTTCCGTTTTTGA